One stretch of Zingiber officinale cultivar Zhangliang chromosome 6B, Zo_v1.1, whole genome shotgun sequence DNA includes these proteins:
- the LOC121990251 gene encoding inactive disease susceptibility protein LOV1-like isoform X2, giving the protein MAGGGGVLSSMFTTMVAKLHGLASPSPSSSSLSPHNNIEQEMSKLTETMRRIQAKLDDSEEENHVKSHSEKLWLSELKDVAYDAEDVVEEYEYEVLRSKQLHNCMRTAVRHMRMN; this is encoded by the exons ATGGCCGGAGGAGGAGGCGTCCTGTCTTCCATGTTCACCACGATGGTAGCCAAGCTACATGGCTTGGCTTCACCGTCACCATCATCTTCTTCTTTGTCGCCACACAACAATATTGAACAAGAGATGAGTAAGTTGACAGAGACGATGAGGAGAATTCAAGCCAAACTTGATGACTCAGAGGAGGAGAATCATGTAAAAAGTCACTCGGAGAAACTTTGGCTCAGCGAGCTCAAAGATGTTGCCTATGACGCCGAAGACGTAGTAGAAGAGTACGAGTACGAGGTGTTGCGTTCCAAACAATTGCATAATTGCATGAGAACAGCAGTGAGACACATGAG GATGAACTAG
- the LOC121990251 gene encoding inactive disease susceptibility protein LOV1-like isoform X1 translates to MAGGGGVLSSMFTTMVAKLHGLASPSPSSSSLSPHNNIEQEMSKLTETMRRIQAKLDDSEEENHVKSHSEKLWLSELKDVAYDAEDVVEEYEYEVLRSKQLHNCMRTAVRHMRFIIINPTG, encoded by the exons ATGGCCGGAGGAGGAGGCGTCCTGTCTTCCATGTTCACCACGATGGTAGCCAAGCTACATGGCTTGGCTTCACCGTCACCATCATCTTCTTCTTTGTCGCCACACAACAATATTGAACAAGAGATGAGTAAGTTGACAGAGACGATGAGGAGAATTCAAGCCAAACTTGATGACTCAGAGGAGGAGAATCATGTAAAAAGTCACTCGGAGAAACTTTGGCTCAGCGAGCTCAAAGATGTTGCCTATGACGCCGAAGACGTAGTAGAAGAGTACGAGTACGAGGTGTTGCGTTCCAAACAATTGCATAATTGCATGAGAACAGCAGTGAGACACATGAG ATTCATTATCATAAACCCAACAGGATGA
- the LOC121992572 gene encoding putative disease resistance protein RGA4 — protein sequence MAGGRDVLFSTITMVLDKMHSLASSSTSSSSSSPHNAIEQEMSKLTETMRRIQAKLDDSEEENHAKSHSEKLWLSELKDVAYDAEDVVEEYEYETLRSKQLHENSSGTHEDELANKAAEIRKRFDEITKEWKLLKLPTNAGKRKKSPMLLDMNRETGSLVVESDVLGRAEEKDMLVKWLLSEDDTTGNGVSVIAVIGMGGLGKTTLAQLVYNDQRVKSYFDLIGWVCVSETFHVVSLTEKILQSFAKVKVHEELDELQHALREILQGKKFLLILDDVWNEEFTLWEDLSKPLLSAHVGKVIVTTRNQSVARIMGTRSPLNLNCLPFDVCWPLFKRVTLGGADKSLQPHLEHLGRKIVDKCKGLPLAVKVLGGALRNNEDIDSWEDFLQNEMWESEETNKEVLPALKISYDCMPIQLKRCFQYLSLFPKDTSLDSEEIVRLWMSQGLLPLDGDKRAEDIGRSYIKRLAERSIIHLEWDDTFLMGWKYFSMHDLVHDLAQYIAQDEYLCVMDNKFDTKKLQKFRHLSFNVECHKLNIEALPELKLLRTLFMRELDCWKYRLPDDLFQKLKYIRTLVLNAYGIQELPYSLGNLKLLRYLSIKVKVVESIPESICSLYNLQTLDLADTHISKVPRQIGNLINLRHLLLPNVGVFFPSGIGNMTNLQTLRRFNVSCEKEHCDIGELNSLMKLGGHISISDIASVNIFSNSKPPLKTKKYIDSLKLDWDVVTFDLLEDEKQAEWQLEYLEPHVNLENLEINNYPGIKFVGWVGASSFTKLTRLHVEYCKNCNKLPPLGQLPSLEELEMSRMGGIRHVGSEFCSMLMASPSSSQNKIAFPSLKDLIFRDMTNWEEWDGVEIGDFPSLHSFKLFGCRRLIKFPRWPFLSSVEEMTLHSGGVPDVSNFHSLTKLAIMFMSKKNSKWMSRCYFPTLQHLTLVYSIVQSVHLSQKVLPSLKTLGILYSDQLRVVTGLKDLTSMNSLIIKACRNLEFKGLPATLEQVKLDGCRLFEQGFKEQQHMRNVLMIEPHNSDDEEEEKEEMDVDDEEEEEEEE from the exons ATGGCCGGAGGAAGAGATGTCCTGTTTTCCACCATCACCATGGTGCTAGACAAGATGCATAGCTTGGCTTCATCATCAAcgtcatcttcttcttcgtcgcCACACAATGCTATTGAACAAGAGATGAGTAAGCTGACAGAGACGATGAGGAGAATCCAAGCCAAACTTGATGACTCAGAGGAGGAGAATCATGCAAAAAGTCACTCAGAGAAGCTTTGGCTAAGCGAGCTCAAAGATGTTGCCTATGACGCCGAAGACGTAGTAGAAGAGTACGAGTACGAGACGTTGCGTTCCAAACAATTGCATGAGAACAGCAGTGGGACACATGAG GATGAACTAGCAAATAAAGCCGCAGAGATAAGGAAAAGGTTTGATGAGATCACCAAGGAGTGGAAACTCCTCAAGTTGCCTACGAATGctggaaaaagaaagaaaagccCCATGCTCTTAGATATGAACCGAGAAACAGGCTCTTTAGTGGTTGAATCAGATGTTCTTGGAAGAGCAGAGGAAAAGGATATGCTGGTTAAATGGCTGCTGTCAGAGGATGATACAACAGGAAATGGAGTTTCTGTAATTGCTGTAATTGGGATGGGGGGACTGGGTAAAACAACACTGGCTCAGCTTGTCTATAATGATCAAAGAGTGAAAAGCTATTTCGATTTAATAGGATGGGTCTGTGTATCTGAAACTTTTCATGTTGTTAGTTTGACAGAGAAGATCCTGCAATCATTTGCCAAAGTGAAAGTTCATGAAGAACTAGATGAGCTCCAACATGCTCTACGAGAAATACTGCAGGGGAAGAAGTTTTTACTAATATTAGatgatgtttggaatgaagaattCACTCTCTGGGAGGACTTAAGCAAGCCCTTACTATCAGCTCATGTGGGTAAAGTTATAGTGACCACTAGGAATCAATCAGTTGCTAGAATTATGGGGACGAGAAGTCCTCTCAACTTGAATTGCTTACCATTTGATGTATGCTGGCCATTGTTCAAGAGAGTCACTTTGGGAGGAGCAGATAAGAGCCTGCAACCACATCTTGAACACCTTGGTAGGAAGATAGTAGACAAGTGCAAAGGCTTACCTTTGGCTGTGAAGGTGCTTGGAGGCGCTCTCAGAAACAACGAAGATATAGATTCATGGGAGGACTTCTTGCAGAATGAGATGTGGGAATCAGAAgaaacaaataaagaagttttaccAGCACTTAAAATATCATATGATTGCATGCCGATCCAACTTAAAAGATGCTTCCAATACCTGTCCTTATTTCCCAAAGACACAAGTTTAGATTCAGAAGAAATAGTCCGATTATGGATGTCACAaggtcttcttcctcttgatggaGATAAGAGAGCAGAGGACATAGGCAGAAGTTACATAAAAAGATTAGCTGAGAGGTCAATAATACATCTGGAATGGGATGACACCTTTTTGATGGGATGGAAATATTTTTCGATGCATGATCTTGTTCATGATCTTGCACAATATATAGCTCAGGATGAATATCTCTGTGTGATGGATAACAAATTTGACACAAAGAAATTACAAAAGTTTCGACACTTATCGTTTAATGTGGAATGCCATAAGTTGAACATAGAAGCTCTTCCAGAACTAAAACTTTTACGGACACTTTTTATGAGAGAACTAGACTGTTGGAAATATAGACTCCCTGATGatctttttcaaaaattgaaataCATACGAACACTTGTTTTAAACGCCTACGGCATCCAAGAGCTACCATATTCACTGGGCAATCTCAAACTACTTcgttacctttctataaaagtcAAGGTTGTAGAGAGTATTCCAGAGTCCATATGCAGCCTTTACAATTTACAAACTTTGGATCTGGCAGATACACACATTTCTAAAGTCCCAAGGCAGATTGGAAATTTGATAAACCTACGTCATCTTTTGCTTCCCAATGTAGGTGTCTTTTTTCCATCTGGAATTGGAAACATGACCAACTTGCAGACACTTAGACGCTTCAATGTCAGTTGTGAAAAAGAGCATTGCGACATAGGAGAATTGAATAGTTTGATGAAACTTGGAGGGCATATCTCCATTTCTGATATAGCATCCGTGAACATATTTTCAAACTCAAAACCCCCTCTGAAGACAAAAAAGTATATTGATTCTTTGAAGTTAGATTGGGATGTAGTTACTTTTGACCTTTTAGAAGATGAAAAGCAGGCAGAGTGGCAGCTCGAGTACCTCGAACCGCATGTCAATCTCGAGAACCTTGAAATAAACAACTATCCAGGAATCAAATTTGTTGGATGGGTGGGGGCTTCATCCTTCACTAAGTTGACCCGTTTGCATGTAGAATATTGTAAGAATTGCAATAAACTTCCACCGTTGGGTCAACTTCCTTCTCTGGAAGAGCTTGAGATGTCTAGGATGGGCGGCATTCGACACGTGGGAAGTGAATTTTGCTCCATGCTAATGGCATCTCCATCTTCTTCCCAAAACAAAATTGCATTTCCCTCTCTAAAAGACTTGATATTCAGAGATATGACAAATTGGGAAGAGTGGGATGGAGTGGAGATTGGTGATTTCCCCAGTCTCCATTCTTTTAAACTTTTTGGATGTCGTAGGCTGATCAAGTTTCCCCGATGGCCCTTTTTGTCTTCGGTGGAAGAAATGACATTGCATAGTGGTGGTGTACCTGATGTTTCAAATTTCCATTCACTGACAAAGTTAGCAATTATGTTCATGTCTAAGAAAAATAGTAAGTGGATGTCCAGGTGTTACTTTCCAACGCTCCAACACTTGACATTAGTATATAGCATTGTACAATCTGTTCATCTATCACAGAAAGTGCTACCTTCACtgaagactttagggattttataTTCTGATCAATTGCGGGTTGTTACGGGGTTAAAAGATCTCACCTCCATGAATTCTTTAATTATAAAAGCATGCCGTAATCTTGAGTTCAAGGGGTTACCAGCCACCCTCGAACAAGTGAAGCTCGACGGGTGTCGTTTGTTCGAGCAAGGGTTCAAAGAACAACAGCATATGAGAAATGTCTTG ATGATAGAGCCACACAATTCCGAtgatgaagaggaagagaaagaggagaTGGATGTCGatgatgaagaggaagaggaagaggaagagtag